Within the Balaenoptera acutorostrata chromosome 10, mBalAcu1.1, whole genome shotgun sequence genome, the region TGGGTTATGATGACAGCTACTGGATTGGAGTACTTAGAAAGCTTCCGAGTACTAGATaactccacaacttcttcaaaaGTATCCATAGGATACAAAGGCTTGGGGTCATTGAGACACTGAATCAAGGGCTCAATCTGATAAAAATCTGCTTCTTTCCGAAGCAGATCAAATTCCTTAAAATCCAGGGGTAAGGTCAACTCTGAAGTTCTCAAGAAGTTGAGGACATATCGGAAAAGAGGTCCATCTCGATCAATGAAGTAATTGCCTTGAGGGTCTCGAGCTGTGGGGAAGTCCCCCCCAAACATAGCTCCAAGCATGGAATCCGGGTAACGTGTCAATGTGGTGAGAGACGTTGTGTACAAGTGTCCACCTACATTTAACGTGACTGGGTCAGTcatctgaaattttttaaaaaatgatcagtcATCTGAAACTTTTTTAAATCCTAACTTTGACAAATTAAGAAAATCAGTGGTAACAAGCAAAGCAAAAGATTCAGGCTACAACACATCTAGCAATCCACTGATGCAAAATATAGCTTTACTTTCAGTGAGAAACCCACCCGGATGAAGGGATCTAACATTTGCtttcaaaagagaaaagggaTACGTCCAATTCTTCAAAGCCTTACACTAAAAAAGGAGGACATGGCTTCCAAAGCCACTTTATTTCAGGCCCAGTATCTAGAGAGAAGTTTTCAGGTCAGAGTATATTATGGGAGGAGAAAGGCCAAACTAAAATATACTCATTTAAgtttttttcagattaaaaaaaaaaaaaaaaactttcatttttcttaactcaatttaacataaaatagaataaaaaatgatTTGATAACATAAAACATctactttcaatatttcttttgtcttttccccctcaaaaagagggggaaaaaccatgaaatttattttaaaaataaaaatttgtgtaGAACTAATCTTCCTAACTTTTTCATGGAAATAACAGTATCAAATACTAAGTTAAAATACACAGTTTGGTCAACACAATCTCATATACCCAATGGATAATAGCAGCTTTCAAATTTCATAATCTGATAGTATATTCACTTTTGTAATATTAATGTTGCAATCTGGCCTTTAATTTTGAAAAGCAAGCTTCTCTAAATAATACGtatctttggtttttaaaatcatatttaagaaataaaataagacagaTAAAGACAGGTaccatacaaataaaatatttcttaccaaaggaaaagaaaaataggaagacaCATGCACATGCGAAAAAAAGTTCTAGTGGGAGAAGTGGCACCTTCTCAACCGTACACCTCCCCAACCACAAGAAAATGTCCTCTCTACCCATTACCTACTAGACATTTAACAGTCACTACTCTATGATGGAAGAGTTTTAAGGGCAACATActttaaagaccaaaaaaataaatgattataaaaagTTACATAGAGAGTCCATGTTGAGCTTGCTTACCTAAAAACACCAAACAAAGTTAAAACACCCAAAAAATACATCTAAactaattggggggggggggttgcacCATTGATAATTTTCATTCTTATGAGATGTATTATACCTAAGAATACATAAGAGGCAGGGaaagacacacaaaaataatttgcCAGCCTTCAAAACGCATCTGCAAAAGCCTCTCACCATATAGCCCCAGTCTCCATTATCCATCTGCTCCAGTGCTGCGTCTCGGGGAGCCCAGGTTCCAGGGAAACTtggggaagagaaaaagacatgTGACAGTGCATGTAACTatgaaaacagaatagaaaagctTTCTCACCCAACAGAGCAGGTCAAACACCAGAAAACTACTCATCTTGGCTCAACTAAAACCTGCTACAAGGCAAAGATCTGGGGAGGAAAGGATTCCTCTAAGGCCTTCTATGGGTCCCCAAGAGACCGGCAAATCTTTACAGAGAAAGAGTTATCCTATACTTAGAGAAGAAGGTAGAGCCTAGTGAGTAAACCAGTCATTCAAACTCTACCTACCTTCTCTGAGAATTCAATTTTTAGAATTCCTACAGGAGAACACTACGATTACCTCTACAACCTTATCCTGGTACAAGCCTGTGATGATCCTTATCAAAAAggttaagagaaagagagaaagggaaaacttTTTCATCAGCATTTCAGCTATATAAACTAAACACCTTAGCAAAAGCATTAAAAACCATAAACCTCCAAGACACCGGTATCTCTTTCCAGGAGAAATATGTCAGAATGGCAGCTcttttgtaaaatagaaaaactaaTTATACTTTTAATAACGATACATTTCATTTtgtacaataatcaaaacaaatagaaaacagtgaaATGCCAAACCATTAAAGCACAGCAGGGGGCAAAAAGAACCTTACAAATCTGAGAGTCAGTCAGCTGGCACCTATGGAGAGCCAGTCTGAAGACACTGATACACACCTAGATACTAATGATGCCAGTTTGAATTTACTTTTATCTAGAATTCAAAAGTACTTTAACAGTTTCCCAGCTACTGAATTGCTTTAGTCAGTTCTCCCTCACACACATCATTCCCCAAATCACCCGGCAAAGCAAACTCCAGAGCAAATTTCAAAAGCTTTGGCAAGAGACAGTAAGAAACATGGAGTTATCGGTATTTATCCAGGAAAAgcactgttttgtttgtttgtttgttttttgttaacgTGGTCTTTGCACAGATTCACTTTCCCCACTTTTAGAGGAATCTGGCACACTAATTCCCAGAACAGGCCCTGGCTACAGAAGATCACAAAGGCTCTTTCTCAAAAGGTCACTCAGGCATGTAGAGAACATTTGCATAGCACAGCAGGGGCTGAAATCAGAGCCTGAAGCATCTATTTCTCTACCTTGCAAATTCTTCAAAGCAAACAAGCTAAAATGTGGACCAGACAACGTGGGTTCAGTTTTTATTCTCCACACTCAGCAGTTGGATATAGATAGGTCTCCACATGGTACAGGGTGAGAAATGGAACAAATGTCAAATTCAGGGCTGTTGTGACAACCTTTCATTCCTCTGACTTGCTTCATAAACAGTATTTGAAGTAACAGAACCAAGAAACACGTTTTACCAATTTGTATTACGAGCACCTGATTGAGTTACTGATCCAACAGACAGATCAGTAGATCAGCAACTGAGCGATTTAAAAGGCCAGTCATCCAAAAGTTCTGGTAAGATGCCCATCTTTGGCATTTTCCCATCACCTGAAGTATTTGTTACTGACAGCCTCAAAAATAATTCAGTCAACCAACATTTACTGGAGAGTACAGCGAGGAAAGGTATGGTCCTTGCCCTCGTGGAGCTTTCAATCCATGAAGAAAGGCAACATGCAGCAACTGAAGtacagaataaaattcaaaagtactatataagggcttccctggtggtgcagtgcttaagaatccacctgccaatgcaggggacacgggttcgagacctggtccgggaagatcccacatgccatggagcagctaggcccgtgagccacaactactgagcctgtgctctagagcctgtgctccacaacaagagaagccaccgcaatgagaagctcgcgcaccgcaacgaagagtagcccctgcttgcctcaactagagaaagctcacgtgcagcaacgaagacccaacccagccaaaaatgaaaacaaacaaacaaacaaaaagtactaTATAATAAATGGCCTGGCAGAGACCTGAGCGAAGGAAGACGCAGAACCATTCCAAACGTGAAAATGGAGGACTTCCGGGAAGAGCTTACTCAGTGGAGCTCTGCAGGCATATTAGGACAACCTGAAAAGGGATTCTAGAATAAAGAAACAATTTAAGTaatgggcgggggcggggggagtgtcCCCCCAACATTCCCGATACAGTAGCAGAGCGTGAATAACTATCCCCCTTTTAGAGATGCAAAAGAGAGAACCGACAGATTAAGAGACTTGCTCAAGTCCCCACAGCTAGAAAGTAACTAACAACTGAACAAGAGCTTGGGTTTCCTGACTCCTAGTCCAGATCTTTCCATAAAATCCCTCCTCGGATAGAAACTGAAAGAATAGAATCCAAGAAATGAGAAATCGAAAGGATTAACTTAAAACACCCCTACAGCCATCTATTAACCCTATCCACCCAGTAGggatttatttacaaatttaacAGTAACTCAAAGTGAGCAATCATAATGGGTTTGTAAAAATTCCCCTGAAGCAAAATAGCAAGAACCTACTCACTAGTGTAATTGAAGGCTGCTatcctctgtcttttcttttttttctttaacttatttattttatttattttatttttgtctgcatcgggtcttcattgctgtgtgtgggctttctctctagttgcggtgaatgggggctactcttcgttgtggtgcgcgggcttctcattgcagtggcttctcccgttgcggagcacgggctccaggcgcgcaggctcagtagttgtggcttgcgggctctagagctcaggctcagtagttgtggtgcacgggcttaactgttccgcagcatgtgggatcttcccagaccacagctcgaacccatgtctcctgcattggcaggcagaatcttaaccactgcgccaccagggaagccctgtcctctgTCTTAAGTGAAGTAAAGAACTCCACTCCATGAATATCCGAATGGTAAGAAATGGGAGACCAAAGACAAGTAAAAAAACAGACATCATCAAAGTTACAGCTGTTATTCAAGGACTGTCCActattaatccttttttttttcttttttactgctaAATCAAAACAAGATAACTTTttgagcaaacacacacacacacaattagatGATGCCCCTGAACCTGTTCCACAGCAAAAGCCAAGGTTCTGTTCCAGTACAAAGATGTAATAAAACCTCAAACTTAATAATTCAGGAAAGCAATTTGGGAATCTATATAAGCCCATGTTTCTTAAAAAGTACCCAAAAGCCTCCCTTCATTTGTGTGTAagatacatcaaaataaaatgaagttactaTTAGTCACTTCCAATAACAACTACTAAACTATCCCCCCAAATCAAAACGTTCACTAAAGAgctctaaggggaaaaaatagtatTCATTAGTTTAAATTTTATCTCTGCACCTTACTTCTAAACATCCTCTGTGAAGATGCTCAGATACAGCAagaagcaaaccaaaaaaaaagcaaagagattcCTGGTCAACCAATAGCTGGATAATCGACCTCTGAATTGATGACTATTAGGACCGTCTCAGAGACAATGCagatgaatgaaataaaacataatgCAAAAGAATTTCCGGAATAGCTTCAATTTCTAAGTCATTTTCCAGAGCTGCtaacaattagaaaatgattcATTTGCTTTTCATCTTCTCTCCCTTCTGGCACTCTCCAGTGGAGGGCTTAATGAGAAATTAAAGGACCACAAGACAGGCAGCTGAAGGAAGATCTTGAAATGGGCATCAAATGGGCCTGTTTTACTtgatgaagacaaagaaaaatccaaCATTTCAGAAAATTGTCCAGGAATGGAGATTATGAAggtaacaatgaaaaaaattttcctttaaagtGACTTTCCTTACTAACAATCATTTTAAACAACAGTGAATGCAGCCAAGCACAAACAATTGTAAAGTTCAAAGAAAGACATCTGACCCTGTAAAATCAGCTCACCTGAAAAGAGCTGACCTTTGGTGCAAATAAAATACATGTGGAAACAACCAGCTGACTGTTCCCAAAGAATGTAAAGCAGTACTGAAAATTATGACTAATGTACAAATTCTGACAGTGTAATGTTAGCAGATAATTACGttaaggaaaacacacacacactcaagaaTTTATAAAAGTCTTAAAAGAAACAGCTAAGAATTTTCCACAGTAGCAAATGTGAAAAATGCACAATTCAACAAGTTAATGACTTAAAGAATAGCATAAGAACACCTGAAAGTCATTCTCCTCACCACTGCAGAACTCAATTACAGGCTTCATGGTTATGATGAACTAATTTAACACAAATATTCTGGGTTTATCATTTCTGCTACAGACTAAGAATTCTCCGGGCTAAAAGTCCTGCTCCTACATAATAACCTATACACTGCAATACACACCTCCAAacttgaataaataataaaaatgtataactaCCGCCTTCCCAAAGTTTCCAGGTAGCCCTTTTAAAATGCCTTCCTACTGAAATCTTTGTGTCTGGCATTCAGAAAAGAAGACTCAATAAATTCCACCTATACATACCCTCAGAATTACCTTTGTGCTGAATTTCTCTGTTCTTGAAATGTGGGAGTTTGAAAGTGAAATACTTTTTATAGTAACTAGTTCAGCGACATCTAAAGGAGTCTTTTGGGTTAACATTCACATACAAGGTGGCATAGGTAGCCAGGCGCACAAGGGGAATGTGATTATGGTGTTAGGTTACCCCAACCATAACCACTGCAGAAATGGATTGTTTTGTCCGAAAACTAATCCTTTTGTGGTCTAGGAGAAAGGTGCTCTACGTTGAAAAGTGACTTTAATACTAAAGAGCTGTCACAAACAGTcacaaaaccataaaattcctctTACCCACagtttctgtaaaataaaatggaataacagCACCTTCCCAAAAGTAATTATACCACTTGGGCACAACACAAAGGCAACAACTGGCCTACAGGGTAACAGATCCAGACTAGAATTCTAAAGTCACAGGCAGTCCAGCGCAGAAGAAAGAGAACTGGTCACCAGTGAGGATGTGTATCCCAAGTCGGCTCCATTACTAATTATGAGACTCTGAGTAAATCACTCTTTATGCCCAGCTGCTTCttgcagaaaagaaaatgagatcatGAATCAAAAAACATTGgtaggacttccctcgtggcacagtggttaagaatccacctgccagtgcaggggacacgggttcgagacctggtccgggaagatcccacatgccgcagagaactaagcccgtgcgccgcaactactgagcctgcgctctagagcctgtaagccacaactactgaagcccgtgcgcctagagcccgtgctccgcaacaagagaagccaccgcaataagaagcccgcacaccacaaggaagagtagcccctagggcttccctggtggtgcagtggttgagagtctgcctgccaatgcaggggacacgggtttgagccctggtctgggaagatcttacatgccacagagcaactgggcccgtgagccacaactgctgagcctgcgcgtctggagcctgtgctccgcaacaagagaggccgcgacagtgagaggcccgcgcaccgcgatgaagagtggcccccgctcgccacaactggagaaagccctcgcacagaaacgaagacccaacacagtcaaaaataaattaattaattaattaaataaatttaaaaaaaaaaagagtagcccccgctcgccgcgactagagaaagcctgcgcacagcagcgaagacccaacgcagccaaaataaataaatatattaaaaaaaaaccacactggTAAACTGACAAGTATCAAACAAATGTGAAAATACTAGTGGCAGTaccataaataaaatttctgtgGTAAATTGAGAAACTTGAGAGTGTGAACACAAGTAATTTAGAGCACGGGCATGGAGACAGGTCATACATGGAAGAGAAGGCCTCTTAATCTGCTTCCAGTCTCCCCGACACCATCCTCCTTTCCCCCGAGCTCCAGAAGGGAGAACTACAGGTAAAGGGAAGCATCTGGCTTCCACAGAGACCACCAGACATCTGAGCTCTTCATCACAGAAGCAGCTTCTCTAAAGCATGACTCAGGATTATCTACAAGGTAAAACCAATccaaataaatatgtgtattCCATTTTAAACAGACTCCAAATATCAAAATCCAAGACACACTGAGGGATTCATAGAACCCTAGAATTCCTTTATGCAGTAAtgctttaaaatatgatttatgaAAATTCAAATCACACAAACCTTAGAAATGGCATCTATGGAGGTCCCTGACCACTCAATCCTTAATATCTACGGTGTTATACAAAATGAAGTATTAGTATGGCCTGATAGTTCTCAGCCAAAGGGCAAGTTCTCTCAACCTGCCAACCATGCAGGTaaaaagattttccttttcctAGCTACACATCTGTTCATTTGAAAACATCTCAATCTTGGGCTCAGTCCTGTGTTAAATGCTggcccctcccttctttcctatcTTGGGATCATTCATGTACCTAGGTATTTGTGACAGCAAGAAAATGAACATGCCAAGGGGAAAGAGTAAGGGACACTTAGGCTACCCCACACATTCTTAGCCAAACCAGGTCACCTCGGGTCTCTTGACCACTCAAACCTCTTCTATCACAAAGCCCTAAAACTGGAATTATCAACTTGTCCTAGAACTGGTATACTTGCAGAAACATAACTTCAGCAGAATATCCAAACAGGATCTCTGTTTCATTTCTCGAGTCCCACCCCCCAGACACAGCCTCCACCACTGACAGCCCGGCAGGTGCTTCAGGGGCTCCCCCTTTCCACGGCCATTTATCACCTCTGACATCCAGCATTAAAAATGCCCTGACACACACAAATCTGAGCATAAAGAACTCAGCTGGAATCAGTCTCTTTGGGGTGGAAAATCCCCTAAGGCGTAGGCTTTAAATTAAGGCAAACGGTGGCCAATAAGCACCACCCCAAACAATCATTTTCGAGCAAACCTCGAGGTGCTCCCGTCCGGGCCGGGCTTCGCTGTTGCCCGCAGGCGGAGTCCCCCGCCCCGATCCGGCCCCGGCGTGGGAcgggagactctcagggcctggAAGGGGGCACGCACCCGAGCCTGGAACCCGGGTCCGCCGAACCCGCACGTCCCCCCCCGCCCGGGCGGGGCCCGGAACCTCCGCCCAAGACCGGCCCCCGGCCGCAGCCAGCCCGCCGCGGGCTTGTGCCAGCCCCGGAGCGCGCCGCCCGGGCTCCCCACGGTCCCTTCAGTgcggccccgccgccgcccggaTTCTCCTCAACCCCGCTCCCCGGGCCGCTCCGCGCGGGCTTCTGCTAGTGCCCGGCCCTCCCGAGCCGGGCCCCCACGCCGTGGGCCCGCCCCTACTACTCACTGCGCTGCGGCAGCTGTGGTGGCCGGTCCGGGAGACGCCGGCGGCCGGAGAACGAGAGCGCGTGGACGAGTGAGCCCGCGCCCGGCGGCGACAGTGGCGGCGGCAGAAGGGACGACTGATCCCGCGCCCGGAGTTGCGGCTCCTGCCGCCCGGCGCGGGCGGCGCCTTCCCAGCCGAAACGCGGCGCCACGAGCGCAGACGCCCCCTAACGGCGGCGTGGGATGGTGGCCGGAGGGCCAAGCGGCCAGAGCAACTCAATCAGGCGTAGCCTGGGCGCCTAGGTCAGACCGGCTCCGCAGCAGCCCCGAAGCCCCGCCCCGACGCCCCAATCGAGCCCCTGAGGCTCCGCCCAGAATCCGCCCGACGTCCCGCCTCCGCCTGCAGATTGGGATCAGCCCAGACCCCGGCAGTTTTCGCTAAGTTCTCAGGCCTAGGGTCCCCACAGTTGTTTCTCTTGTCATTTCACGAACTCTCATGGGGCCCCGAGAACTCCCATGTTCCAGGCCTGGAGAGTAAAGCGGTCACCAAGAGGGAGGGGCGTCCTAAtgagaggagaaaacagaaaagacccaAGGAAACAGCCAGTAGCCAAAATAATGACAAGTTATGATTATAAATGTTGGGAGGTACATGAATCAGATGGAGAATAAGGGGAGGGGACCTCTGCTTCAGATACAGTGGCTATGGAAGATCTGGACTCCGGGACTGTGGCCAGAGCACCTCCCGGCCTTGTCTTCTGTGGGATAGGTAGTAAGGTCACCTCTCCAGCCTTGTCGGGGAGTAGTGAAAGGCAGCCAGGTGGGGAGAAGGGCAGAGTGACTTCAGCAGAGGAAACGActagtgcaaaggctctgaggcctGAAGGAGCCGGCCCTAGATGAAGCTGGCGCCGCTACCGCCACGAAGGAAGCCAAGGCTGCAAAGAGTGGGGAACTACCTAAAGTCTCAGAGCTAATTGGTCTCGAAGCATAGACTGTTTCCAAATCCCATTCACTTCCTGCTAACCAGATCTCCAACCCTTTCCAGGTGGGACCAGGTATGTGATGTTGGTATTTGCCATTTCCCCTTCAGCAGGATAACCACTTGCCTTGGAAACTCACCTGCGCTTCATGGCTGCGATTGCGTGAGCTGCCTCTGGGGTTTAACTTTTATCTGCAGGATCATCACAGTCATATCTGATACTTGGTTTTTCTCTGAAAACTCAATACGTTAAATAAATGACATATGCTTCATCAACATAACTGAGTGCTACATTATCATACTCAAAAAGACTAGGTGAGGATACAGGGAAATGTGTGTGAAAAGCAGCAGTGCACAAAATGGTATACATGGTAtaatcctaattttatttttaaaaatgtaaatatacacaGGCAAAAATTTTGAAGGAAATACACGAAATCACTGATCCTAGTTCTAGGCAGTATGATGGGAATATTAGTGACTTACTACTTCCAAATGTTCTTctgaattttctatattttctagaatGCACGGATGCTgaatttataatcagaaaaatacgagttttattttttacagaagaaAGGTAATGCTGAAAGTACCCAACACAGATCTCCAGGATTTGGTGCCACTGAAAATCCAAAATTGCCCCTGGCTTACTGGTGTCCTTGGAGGAGTCATTTCTCCTCTCGGGGCTTCTATTTCCTCAACTAAAAACTGAGAGGAATTaattttgtcagtggttttctCAGAACAATTCCTACACATCTCAAAGTTTTTAATActattgtaaattatattttcaaatttgtattttataacctATTGATGGTTACTGAAATGTAGTTCATATTATATAATAACCTTATATCCAGCAAACTCTTTTTTAGTTCTAATTTAGTTCTAGGAAGTTTACAGGCTTTCTTGAATTTTCTATGTAAGTAGTTATAGAGTCTGTAAGTAATAACATTTGGTATCTTCCTGTCCAGTCTTTacttccttttccttattttactGCACTGACTAAAATCTCCAGCACAATGTTGAGTAACAATGATGATAGTGacatttttatcttgttcttgaCTGCTTCTAATATGGCACCATTAAATATGGTGtttgttgtagatttttggtaGATACCCTTTATCAAAGTAAGGATGTACCATTCTGCTTTATtctgaatgggtgttgaattttatcaaatgtgagATTTTCCCCCCTAATGTAATTAATTACAACCATGGATTTTACTATAACCCATCCATGCATTCCTTGATGATGTGCTTTTTTTTCCAATATAGTGCTGGATTCATTTGCTAATAATTTAGAGTTTTTGTGTCCGTATCTATGAATGAGATATGCCTACTATTTTCCTGTCTTATTCtctctttgtctgattttgctATCAAAGTTACATgagcctcataaaataagttaaggggggacttccctggtgatccagtggttaagaatctgccttccaatgcaggggacgtggggttcaatccctggttggggaactaagatcccacatgccgcagggcagctaagcccatgcaccacaactactgagcccgagcgctcttgagcccgcgtgctgcaatgaaagatccgcatactgcaacaaagatcctgcgtgccgcaact harbors:
- the KCTD6 gene encoding BTB/POZ domain-containing protein KCTD6, yielding MDNGDWGYMMTDPVTLNVGGHLYTTSLTTLTRYPDSMLGAMFGGDFPTARDPQGNYFIDRDGPLFRYVLNFLRTSELTLPLDFKEFDLLRKEADFYQIEPLIQCLNDPKPLYPMDTFEEVVELSSTRKLSKYSNPVAVIITQLTITTKVHSLLEGISNYFTKWNKHMMDTRDCQVSFTFGPCDYHQEVSLRVHLMEYITKQGFTIRNTRVHHMSERANENTVEHNWTFCRLARKTDD